A single genomic interval of Tursiops truncatus isolate mTurTru1 chromosome 16, mTurTru1.mat.Y, whole genome shotgun sequence harbors:
- the LOC109547091 gene encoding LOW QUALITY PROTEIN: uncharacterized protein (The sequence of the model RefSeq protein was modified relative to this genomic sequence to represent the inferred CDS: inserted 2 bases in 1 codon), which yields MELSWGRDTVSVLKVNSFRKKSLLQRIYKGEKTFNCYEDWEVFCKNPNFLQHQETHIGKEVYKINQCATAFYKKPKLPTYQKTDVREKLYECSECGKTFSHKSSLILHQRVHRGEKCYECTKCGKTFGYRSGLAVHQRTHTGEKPCECNECGKNFCEKSNLHVHQRTHRGEKPYECNECQKAFSDRSALTVPKGIHTGEKPYECKEXFSQKSNFINHQRTHTGEKPYGCHKCGKSFSVKLKLREHQRTHTGEKPYKCNECGKTFYHKSSLTVHQRTHTGEKPYECNQCGKTFYRSHSSQHIREHTREKQYRCNGTFHQHLDFSKQQRNSTKKKPLSTS from the exons ATGGAGTTATCATGGGGAAGAGATACTGTGAGTGTATTGAAAGTGAATAGTTTCAGAAAGAAGTCACTCCTTCAGCGAATTTATAAAGGAGAGAAAACCTTTAACTGTTATGAAGATTGGGAAGTATTCTGCAAGAACCCAAATTTCTTGCAGCATCAAGAAACACATATAGGGAAAGAAGTCTATAAAATTAATCAGTGTGCTACTGCATTTTACAAGAAGCCAAAGCTTCCTACATATCAGAAAACAGATGTAAGAGAAAAACTCTATGAATGTAGTGAATGTGGCAAAACCTTCAGCCATAAGTCATCTCTCATCCTACATCAGAGGGTACACAGAGGGGAGAAATGCTATGAATGCACCAAATGTGGGAAAACCTTTGGGTATAGGTCAGGCCTCGCAGTACATCAGAGAACACACACAGGGGAGAAACCCtgtgaatgtaatgaatgtggaaaaaaTTTCTGTGAGAAGTCAAATCTCCATGTACATCAGCGAACACACAGaggggagaaaccctatgagtGTAATGAATGTCAGAAAGCCTTCAGTGATAGGTCAGCTCTCACAGTACCTAAGGGAATACATACcggggagaaaccctatgaatgtaagga tttCTCCCAGAAGTCAAACTTCATTAATCATCAGAGgactcacacaggagagaaaccctatggaTGTCACAAATGTGGAAAATCCTTCTCTGTGAAGTTGAAACTGAGGGAACATCAGAGaacacacacaggagagaagccttataaatgtaatgagtgtgggaaAACTTTCTACCATAAATCATCCCTCACAGTACATCAGAGAACCCACacaggggagaaaccctatgaatgtaaccAATGTGGGAAAACCTTCTACCGGAGTCATTCCTCACAACACATCAGAGAACACACTAGGGAGAAACAGTACAGGTGTAATGGAACCTTTCACCAGCATCTCGATTTCAGTAAACAGCAGAGAAACAGCACTAAGAAGAAACCCCTGTCAACATCCTGA
- the ZNF239 gene encoding LOW QUALITY PROTEIN: zinc finger protein 239 (The sequence of the model RefSeq protein was modified relative to this genomic sequence to represent the inferred CDS: inserted 3 bases in 2 codons; substituted 3 bases at 3 genomic stop codons), with protein MLENYSHLVSVGDLNENSVENQQXKDLGYLLPEXLSSWQILEEMSSTITGSQDXIVNXSVYRNPELDVPPCQKWGEASSHISKNKSSLVTLQSDDLKNMESEEYLFLKVPSQMATQDSVTFCKNEPQDPQESKILFVTEESTERKISESKSPPIDHCSENLQNKLVSDVKEVVSPSFRGETICQIGQSKESLDPFDCKHKDICGWKSWVISCSHQRAHAEEKPCTHYDCGKIRTTSPGGHPGEKIHTAEKLYRCSQCGRDFSERSELVLHQRDHTEEKPYRCDQCGKGFTRSSSLLIHREVHADEKPYKCDKCGKGFTRSSSLLIHHSVHTGEKPYKCDKCGKGFTQSSKLHIHQRVHTGEKPYECGECGMSFSQRSNLHIHQRIHTGERPYKCGECGKGFSQSSNLHIHRCSHTGEKPYQCYECGKGFSQSSDLRIHLRVHTGEKPYHCGKCGKGFSQSSKLLIHQRVHTGEKPYECSKCGKGFSQSSNLHIHQRVHRKDPHXVRSSIACLYSEDLNIFNITLSFIFSGYSKSYSDNFPHWKII; from the exons ATGCTGGAAAACTACAGTCACTTGGTCTCAGTGG GAGACTTGAATGAAAATTCTGTGGAGAATCAACA AAAGGACTTAGGTTATCTCTTACCTGAATAGCTTTCCTCCTGGCAAATATTGGAAGAGATGTCCAGTACAATAACTGGGAGTCAGGATTAAATTGTGA CTTCAGTGTACAGGAACCCTGAACTAGATGTTCCCCCTTGTCAAAAGTGGGGAGAAGCATCTTCTCatatttccaaaaacaaaagcagtttGGTGACTCTTCAGAGTGATGATTTAAAAAACATGGAAAGTGAagaatatttgtttttgaaagtcCCAAGCCAAATGGCCACACAGGACTCAGTGACGTTCTGTAAGAATGAGCCCCAAGATCCTCAGGAAAGCAAAATTCTGTTTGTAACTGAAGAAAGCACTGAGAGGAAAATCTCAGAGAGCAAAAGTCCTCCCATCGACCATTGTTCAGAGAACCTTCAAAATAAACTTGTGTCTGATGTAAAAGAAGTGGTCTCGCCCTCATTCAGAGGTGAGACAATATGCCAGATTGGCCAGTCGAAAGAATCCTTGGATCCCTTTGACTGTAAACACAAGGACATTTGTGGTTGGAAGTCATGGGTGATCAGTTGTAGTCATCAGAGAGCTCATGCAGAGGAGAAGCCCTGCACCCATTATGACTGTGGGAAAATACGTACCACCAGCCCAGGTGGTCACCCAGGTGAGAAAATCCACACTGCTGAGAAACTATACAGATGTAGTCAGTGTGGTAGGGACTTCAGTGAGCGCTCAGAGCTAGTCCTTCATCAGAGGGACCACACAGAAGAAAAGCCCTACAGATGTGATCAGTGCGGGAAGGGCTTCACGAGAAGCTCAAGTCTCCTTATCCACCGCGAAGTCCATGCAGATGAGAAGCCTTATAAGTGCGACAAGTGTGGGAAGGGCTTCACGAGGAGTTCAAGTCTGCTCATTCATCACTCAGTCCACACAGGCGAGAAGCCTTACAAATGTGACAAGTGCGGGAAGGGCTTTACTCAGAGCTCCAAACTGCACATCCACCAGCGAGTgcacactggagagaagccctatgaGTGCGGGGAGTGTGGTATGAGCTTCAGTCAGCGCTCCAACCTGCACATCCACCAGCGCATCCATACGGGGGAGAGGCCCTACAAGTGTGGAGAGTGTGGGAAGGGCTTCAGTCAGAGTTCAAACCTTCACATCCACCGATGCTCACACACGGGGGAGAAGCCTTACCAGTGCTATGAGTGTGGGAAGGGCTTCAGCCAGAGCTCAGACCTCCGCATCCACCTCAGAGtccacactggggagaagcccTATCACTGCGGCAAGTGCGGGAAGGGATTCAGCCAGAGCTCCAAactcctcatccaccagagagtccacactggagagaagccctacGAGTGCAGCAAGTGTGGGAAGGGCTTCAGCCAGAGCTCCAACCTCCACATCCACCAGCGGGTCCACAGGAAAGATCCCCATTAAGTGAGGTCTTCAATCGCATGCTTGTACTCTGaagacttaaatatttttaacatcacTCTTAGTTTTATATTCTCAGGATATAGTAAGAGTTATTCAGATAACTTCCCTCACTGGAAAATCATTTAA